A genomic region of Phragmites australis chromosome 2, lpPhrAust1.1, whole genome shotgun sequence contains the following coding sequences:
- the LOC133910085 gene encoding transcription repressor OFP1-like, with amino-acid sequence MRWGLRSKQQPRREQERPESKGKSKAVFSSFSPLAWLSKLTAKNSPVAAKPEHATPVATKSTAPCQPAAEFLSCFHKRSSPSPASQSSPADSSSPAAAAAGTTPRRGDTEAAAADIAPRRRSVGKDDTESEAAAARQLYRRRHYSVGGDRDLPPLGHLISLSRSASPNPPPKPAPVRTLTPMLPSDTDEEKRPRSRRRRHRRIGGRRSFSSCGKAPGARLATAVRVRSPRPGVAAAAAVSELEWFAVLRRTRDPQREFRASMVEMIASKRMVGRPEELETLLACYLSLNADEHHDCIVKVFRQVWFELNNPARIAAPPPRG; translated from the coding sequence ATGAGGTGGGGACTTAGAAGCAAGCAACAGCCAAGACGAGAGCAAGAGCGACCAGAGAGCAAGGGGAAGAGCAAGGCGGTCTTCTCGTCTTTCTCTCCGTTGGCATGGCTCTCGAAGCTCACGGCCAAGAACAGTCCGGTGGCTGCTAAGCCCGAGCACGCCACGCCCGTGGCGACCAAGAGCACTGCTCCGTGTCAGCCCGCCGCGGAGTTCCTTTCCTGCTTCCACAAGCGCTCGAGccccagccccgcgtcgcagagcagcccggctgATTCCTCCTCACCCGCTGCAGCGGCAGCCGGCACCACCCCGCGTCGCGGCGACACTGAGGCCGCGGCAGCTGACATCGCCCCGCGTCGCCGCTCGGTGGGCAAAGACGACACCGAGTCCGAGGCCGCGGCTGCGCGGCAGCTGTACCGCCGTCGCCACTACTCGGTCGGCGGCGACAGGGACCTCCCGCCGCTCGGCCACCTAATCTCACTCTCCCGCTCTGCCTCTCCAAACCCGCCGCCTAAACCGGCGCCGGTGCGGACGCTGACGCCGATGCTGCCGTCCGACACGGACGAGGAGAAGCGGCCGCggagccgccggcgccggcaccgCCGCATCGGCGGGCGGAGGTCGTTCTCCTCCTGCGGAAAGGCTCCGGGGGCGCGCCTTGCCACGGCGGTGCGCGTGCGCTCCCCTCGCCCGGGcgtcgccgcggccgcggcggtgtCCGAGCTGGAGTGGTTCGCGGTGTTGCGGCGGACGAGGGACCCGCAGCGGGAGTTCCGGGCGTCGATGGTGGAGATGATCGCGAGCAAGCGCATGGTGGGGCGGCCGGAGGAGCTGGAGACGCTGTTGGCGTGCTACCTCTCGCTCAACGCCGACGAGCACCACGACTGCATCGTCAAGGTCTTCCGCCAGGTCTGGTTCGAGCTCAACAACCCCGCCCGGAtcgccgccccgccgccgcgcggCTAG